In Holophagales bacterium, one DNA window encodes the following:
- a CDS encoding FAD:protein FMN transferase: MASPCSVLVDTDDREEATALVAIAAEEARRVERKFSRYRDDSVVHQIHLAGGRPVCVDEETAQLLHYAATCWELSGGRFDITSGVLRRIWSFDGGTQIPSARAIGECLALVGWSKVGWSDPELTLPAGMEIDFGGLGKEYAVDRVAALLAARSSASTVVNFGGDLCVGHLRRGGRTWSIGIDDPERSGRAALVRLDLACAGLATSGDARRFVRWRGKRLGHILDPRTGWPVQGAPRSVTVVARSCLEAGTLSTLAYLQGSGARSFLEEQQVRFWIV, from the coding sequence ATGGCGAGCCCTTGCTCGGTCCTCGTCGACACCGACGATCGCGAGGAGGCGACGGCGCTCGTCGCGATCGCGGCGGAGGAAGCGCGGCGCGTCGAGCGCAAGTTCAGCCGTTATCGTGATGACAGCGTCGTCCACCAGATCCATCTCGCAGGGGGCCGGCCGGTCTGCGTCGACGAGGAGACCGCGCAGTTGCTCCACTACGCCGCCACCTGCTGGGAGCTCTCGGGCGGGCGGTTCGACATCACCTCGGGAGTCCTGCGGCGGATCTGGTCGTTCGACGGTGGCACGCAGATCCCGTCGGCGCGGGCGATCGGCGAGTGTCTCGCGCTCGTGGGGTGGTCGAAGGTCGGCTGGAGCGATCCCGAGCTCACGCTGCCGGCGGGGATGGAGATCGACTTCGGCGGCCTCGGCAAGGAGTACGCCGTCGACCGGGTGGCGGCGCTGCTCGCCGCTCGCTCCTCGGCCTCGACGGTGGTGAACTTCGGCGGCGACCTCTGCGTCGGCCATCTCCGACGGGGCGGCCGCACCTGGAGCATCGGGATCGACGACCCGGAACGCTCCGGCCGGGCTGCCCTGGTTCGCCTCGACCTCGCCTGCGCGGGGTTGGCGACCAGCGGCGATGCCCGACGCTTCGTGCGTTGGCGCGGCAAGCGCCTCGGCCACATCCTCGACCCACGCACCGGCTGGCCGGTCCAGGGCGCCCCGCGGTCGGTCACCGTCGTCGCCCGTTCCTGTCTCGAGGCCGGTACGCTCTCGACCCTCGCCTACCTCCAGGGCAGCGGAGCGCGGAGCTTCCTCGAGGAGCAGCAGGTCAGATTCTGGATTGTCTGA